Proteins encoded within one genomic window of Aurantiacibacter spongiae:
- a CDS encoding DMT family transporter, whose protein sequence is MQQSDRAGLLFALAGFCCLSVGDAVVKGMADEWPATAIAALRYVMGAIGLSAILLAREGMAPFRTIPKPGIQWLRGLGVAVATVCFFTGVWLMPLADAASITFMQPMLTAVLAAAFLGERLRTTAVIATIVAFGGVLIVLRPNFLAIGPAALLPLVAAFGMAILMTANRAARGSGSALAMQAYIACFAAPLLVGFAVVGHVSGVEEFAVDWPEWHVIARCAFVAVSASLAHGLVYMGTERAGAATVAPMTYGQLLVAITLGWLFFDEVPDLVTLLGAAIIIGSGLWLWRDGRNRRPEDVAR, encoded by the coding sequence ATGCAACAATCGGACCGTGCCGGGCTGCTGTTCGCGCTTGCTGGTTTCTGCTGCCTTTCGGTCGGCGATGCGGTCGTAAAGGGGATGGCAGACGAGTGGCCGGCCACCGCGATCGCGGCCCTTCGCTACGTCATGGGAGCAATCGGTCTATCGGCGATCCTGCTGGCACGGGAAGGGATGGCTCCGTTCCGGACTATCCCGAAACCCGGTATCCAGTGGCTGCGCGGTCTGGGGGTCGCGGTGGCGACAGTGTGCTTCTTTACCGGCGTGTGGCTGATGCCATTGGCGGACGCCGCCTCCATCACCTTCATGCAACCGATGCTCACCGCGGTACTCGCTGCGGCGTTCCTGGGGGAACGACTGCGAACCACCGCCGTGATCGCCACCATAGTCGCGTTCGGCGGGGTTTTGATCGTACTGCGCCCGAATTTCCTCGCCATCGGTCCTGCCGCCCTGCTGCCGCTGGTCGCCGCGTTCGGCATGGCCATCCTGATGACCGCGAACCGTGCGGCGCGCGGATCGGGGAGTGCCCTGGCCATGCAGGCTTATATCGCCTGCTTCGCCGCGCCCCTCCTCGTCGGCTTCGCAGTCGTCGGTCACGTCAGCGGTGTCGAGGAGTTTGCGGTGGACTGGCCCGAATGGCACGTCATCGCCCGCTGCGCCTTTGTCGCGGTATCGGCAAGTCTGGCGCATGGGCTTGTCTACATGGGCACCGAGCGAGCCGGCGCGGCAACGGTCGCGCCGATGACCTACGGGCAGTTGCTGGTGGCGATCACTCTCGGCTGGCTTTTTTTCGACGAGGTGCCCGACCTCGTCACCCTGCTGGGCGCTGCAATCATCATCGGCTCCGGCCTGTGGCTGTGGCGGGACGGGCGCAACCGCCGGCCGGAGGATGTGGCGCGCTGA
- a CDS encoding glycosyltransferase family 39 protein has translation MEARRGNAMTGPPVAGAPAGGRLVAWMRAPDLIALALVAITVLATRAVWFGDPVADFDEQLYSFIGWRMTHGELPFVDWWDRKPFGLFAIFAAIHALFGPETLAYQGVACVFVLAGSAITYRLARRLADPFASACAAAIYAMLLSAYASYSAQSEVFFTPLILGMAALLADRDHPHFARRSLAAMLLGGFALQIKYTVLPQCAFFGGWALWVSYRRGASNTGLVSQAAVFALAGLAPTLLVAGFYAAIGEFDAFWFANFQSFFDRVAAPQGRWSESHWIGLTPLVVLAAGGVCAALRLRAPHDATLWRYFCGWAVATLGTVLLPGTVYLYYYAALAAPVALVAVPLLDRRTPAGMVPGLVLVSILWTLLAMPARHAQAGAERDATHRMAAAIAPYVGADRNCLFVWDGPTVLYRMTGSCTPSRFVYPDHLNNALETRAIGIDQTAEVARILATRPGAIVTANRPMTLQNPQATALVERALERNYRQDVSVRMNDRTITAWLRRP, from the coding sequence ATGGAAGCCAGGCGAGGCAATGCGATGACCGGTCCGCCGGTGGCGGGCGCACCGGCAGGCGGGCGGCTCGTCGCGTGGATGCGCGCGCCGGACTTGATCGCCCTCGCCCTCGTCGCGATCACCGTGCTGGCCACCCGCGCCGTATGGTTCGGCGATCCGGTGGCCGATTTTGACGAGCAGCTCTACTCGTTCATCGGCTGGCGCATGACGCACGGCGAACTGCCCTTCGTCGACTGGTGGGATCGCAAGCCCTTCGGCCTGTTCGCCATCTTTGCCGCCATCCACGCCCTGTTCGGGCCGGAAACGCTGGCTTACCAGGGGGTCGCCTGCGTGTTCGTGCTGGCCGGCTCCGCCATCACCTACCGCCTTGCGCGGCGATTGGCCGATCCTTTCGCGAGTGCCTGCGCCGCCGCCATCTACGCGATGCTGCTGTCGGCCTATGCCAGCTATTCGGCGCAGAGCGAGGTGTTCTTCACCCCTCTCATTCTCGGCATGGCCGCGCTGCTCGCCGACCGCGACCATCCCCATTTCGCGCGCCGCTCGCTCGCTGCCATGCTGCTGGGCGGCTTTGCGCTGCAGATCAAGTACACCGTCCTGCCGCAATGCGCCTTCTTCGGCGGCTGGGCGTTGTGGGTCTCGTATCGACGCGGGGCGAGCAATACCGGGCTCGTCTCCCAGGCCGCCGTATTCGCCCTTGCCGGGCTGGCGCCCACGCTTCTGGTAGCGGGCTTTTACGCGGCGATCGGGGAGTTCGACGCCTTCTGGTTCGCCAATTTCCAGTCGTTCTTCGATCGCGTCGCCGCACCCCAGGGGCGCTGGAGCGAAAGCCACTGGATCGGCCTCACGCCGCTCGTCGTCCTCGCCGCGGGCGGAGTGTGCGCTGCGCTGCGCCTGCGCGCGCCGCACGATGCGACGCTGTGGCGTTATTTCTGCGGCTGGGCGGTGGCGACGCTCGGCACTGTGCTCCTGCCCGGTACCGTCTACCTCTATTATTACGCCGCCCTGGCCGCGCCCGTCGCGCTCGTCGCCGTTCCACTACTCGATCGCCGGACCCCCGCCGGGATGGTGCCCGGCCTCGTTCTGGTCTCGATCCTGTGGACCCTGCTGGCGATGCCGGCGCGCCATGCCCAGGCTGGCGCGGAACGAGACGCGACGCACCGCATGGCGGCAGCCATCGCTCCGTATGTCGGGGCGGACAGGAATTGCCTGTTCGTGTGGGACGGGCCAACTGTTCTCTATCGCATGACGGGAAGCTGCACGCCGAGCCGCTTCGTCTATCCCGACCACCTCAACAACGCACTGGAGACGCGGGCCATCGGCATCGATCAGACTGCGGAAGTGGCGCGGATCCTGGCCACCCGTCCAGGCGCCATCGTTACGGCGAACCGGCCCATGACGCTGCAGAACCCACAGGCGACAGCGCTCGTCGAGCGCGCTCTGGAACGCAACTACCGCCAGGATGTCAGTGTGCGGATGAACGACAGGACCATTACGGCGTGGCTCCGCCGCCCTTGA
- a CDS encoding sulfatase-like hydrolase/transferase, with protein MATSPDMLSPCADRTDHRFGGMRAGAVRLGAIVPWRWIGVWLLLPNIVNIAMWPIGGPVMQHPLMLFGLAALLAAQLPWTFAKRLVLAVLMLAITTVYACLSFNLPIWGFVHLPDFAREVKPWRAPIYLAGAGVFLVAFVAALRLVPTVPRMRNFWTMLTALAAVWGVSQADALISAPTGDSYRASPGPGDPFEAASWHNGLAVPPTDGRNVVIVLVEALGLPTGDVETALFDAAWNRPDLAGRYDIATGSVPFYGSTTNAELRELCGQFGRYDSFDFEDARCLPEIYQAAGYRTSAMHSFSSALFHRYEWYPRLGFGSIEFAPELEAAGSGACSGLFPGACDTGVPAIIARRLKAGDGPQLIYWLTLNSHLPVVAPEGAGPNSCRLGPDAWSRDNQSLCRLFAIHSRLADALDALASDPDLPPTDFLIVGDHMPPFFQRETRLRFDTRHVPFIHLRSRAEAATPVGG; from the coding sequence ATGGCTACCTCCCCCGACATGCTGTCGCCCTGCGCCGACCGGACGGACCATCGCTTCGGAGGGATGCGCGCCGGGGCGGTGCGTCTCGGGGCGATCGTGCCGTGGCGCTGGATCGGCGTCTGGCTGCTGCTTCCCAACATCGTCAACATCGCCATGTGGCCCATCGGCGGTCCGGTCATGCAGCATCCGCTGATGCTGTTCGGCCTCGCCGCGCTGCTTGCCGCGCAATTGCCCTGGACCTTCGCCAAGCGACTGGTGCTCGCGGTACTGATGCTGGCGATCACGACCGTTTATGCCTGCCTGAGCTTCAACCTCCCGATCTGGGGCTTCGTCCATCTTCCCGATTTCGCGCGGGAAGTTAAACCGTGGCGCGCGCCGATCTACCTCGCGGGCGCCGGGGTGTTCCTCGTCGCCTTCGTCGCCGCGCTGCGGCTGGTGCCCACCGTGCCGCGGATGCGCAATTTCTGGACCATGCTGACCGCGCTTGCCGCGGTCTGGGGCGTGTCGCAGGCCGATGCCCTGATTTCCGCGCCCACCGGCGACAGCTACCGCGCGTCTCCCGGCCCGGGCGATCCGTTCGAGGCGGCGAGCTGGCACAACGGCCTCGCCGTGCCGCCGACCGACGGGCGCAACGTCGTCATCGTGCTGGTCGAGGCGCTCGGCCTGCCGACCGGCGATGTCGAGACGGCACTGTTCGACGCGGCCTGGAACCGCCCCGACCTGGCAGGCCGCTACGACATCGCGACCGGCAGCGTGCCGTTCTACGGCTCCACCACCAATGCCGAGCTGCGCGAATTGTGCGGACAGTTCGGCCGCTATGACAGCTTCGACTTCGAGGATGCGCGCTGCCTTCCCGAAATCTACCAGGCGGCCGGCTACCGCACCAGCGCGATGCACAGCTTTTCGAGCGCGCTGTTCCATCGCTACGAATGGTACCCGCGGCTGGGTTTCGGGAGCATAGAATTCGCTCCCGAACTCGAGGCCGCCGGATCGGGTGCCTGCTCCGGCCTGTTCCCCGGCGCCTGCGATACCGGCGTCCCCGCGATCATCGCGAGACGGCTGAAGGCGGGCGACGGGCCGCAGCTGATCTACTGGCTCACGCTCAATTCGCACCTTCCCGTCGTCGCTCCCGAAGGCGCTGGGCCGAACAGCTGCCGGCTCGGACCGGACGCATGGAGCCGCGATAACCAGAGCCTGTGCCGCCTGTTCGCGATCCATTCGCGGCTGGCCGACGCGCTGGATGCGCTGGCGAGCGATCCCGACCTGCCGCCGACCGACTTCCTGATCGTGGGCGACCACATGCCGCCCTTCTTCCAGCGCGAGACGCGGCTGCGCTTCGATACGCGGCACGTTCCCTTCATCCACCTGCGCAGCCGCGCCGAAGCCGCTACCCCCGTCGGCGGCTGA
- a CDS encoding HNH endonuclease has product MADTEVTTCWLCERALGRRVQHHHVVPKAKKGRVTVPVHPICHRTIHAHFTNAELARTQGKRAPLVAQPDVARFLDWIADKPPEFHAPTRRPKSRN; this is encoded by the coding sequence ATGGCGGACACCGAGGTCACGACTTGCTGGCTGTGCGAGCGCGCGCTCGGTCGCCGGGTGCAGCACCATCATGTCGTGCCCAAGGCCAAGAAGGGCCGCGTGACGGTCCCGGTCCATCCGATCTGCCACCGCACCATCCACGCCCATTTCACCAATGCCGAACTCGCCCGGACGCAGGGGAAACGGGCGCCCCTGGTGGCGCAGCCCGATGTCGCACGGTTCCTCGACTGGATCGCCGACAAGCCGCCCGAATTCCATGCTCCCACGCGCCGCCCGAAGTCGCGAAACTGA
- a CDS encoding prolyl oligopeptidase family serine peptidase: MKLVSTRALATSLALAALTATPVAAQDSNTVTNTEFEAENDPFIWLEETRSDRALAWVEKENEKTVAALQTDPRFEELKAEALAIYNAEDRVPGVGFTHYGLVNFWQDADNPKGILRRTTLDSWRSDDPEWETILDIDALAEAEGKEWVYQGFSCLPPDGTRCLVSLSDGGKDASVVREFDLDTLRFVEDGFELPESQGSASWVDEDTLLISRDFGENTVTESFYPFTTREWHRGTPISEAREIFRGEPTDVSAGAYLLRDAAGTIHGRIAYRGLSFHERAYYFEKDGEWVPLDLPRKAGPYGIVDGHMLFSTDVDWNTGDQTFPADSIVAVDLEAFKADPNGAPKELVWAPGERQTKRGASTTASSLYVTLLDNVRGQVLKFDYEDGEWVSQRIALPENATVGVATASNETDQIMFTSTDFLSPGTYYYAENGVDLVPVKEAPARFDATGMEIEQYEATSADGTKIPYFIVKPAGMEMDGHTSTLLYGYGGFQVPQLPSYLGSTGKMWLERGGAYVLANLRGGGEFGPEWHQSAIRENKQRTWDDFIAVGEDLVERGFTSPDNLGVQGGSQGGLLVGTAFTQRPDLFDAAIVQIPLFDMLRYQYIGRGASWIGEYGDPRIPEQRAWIEPYSPYQALNSGKDFPRVFFVTSTADDRTHPSHGRKAAARMAANGDDYLYFEDTQGGHSGGVDNEQRAKLRAMQIVYLMQQLMDE, translated from the coding sequence ATGAAACTCGTATCGACCCGCGCGCTCGCGACCTCGCTCGCGCTCGCCGCACTCACCGCCACGCCCGTGGCCGCGCAGGATTCCAACACCGTGACCAATACCGAATTCGAAGCCGAGAACGATCCGTTCATCTGGCTCGAGGAAACCCGCAGCGACCGCGCCCTCGCCTGGGTCGAGAAAGAGAACGAGAAGACCGTCGCCGCGCTCCAGACCGATCCCCGGTTCGAGGAGCTCAAGGCCGAAGCATTGGCCATCTACAATGCCGAGGATCGCGTTCCCGGCGTCGGCTTCACCCATTACGGCCTGGTCAATTTCTGGCAGGACGCGGACAATCCCAAGGGCATCCTGCGCCGCACCACGCTCGATAGCTGGCGCAGCGACGATCCCGAATGGGAAACCATCCTCGATATCGACGCACTGGCAGAGGCCGAGGGCAAGGAGTGGGTCTATCAGGGCTTTTCCTGCCTGCCGCCCGACGGCACGCGCTGCCTCGTCTCGCTGTCCGATGGCGGCAAGGACGCCAGCGTCGTGCGCGAATTCGATCTCGACACATTGCGCTTCGTGGAGGACGGCTTCGAATTGCCCGAAAGCCAGGGCAGCGCGAGCTGGGTGGACGAGGACACGCTGCTGATCAGCCGCGATTTCGGCGAGAACACCGTCACCGAAAGTTTCTACCCCTTCACCACGCGCGAATGGCATCGCGGCACGCCGATCTCCGAAGCGCGCGAGATCTTCCGCGGCGAACCGACCGACGTTTCGGCAGGCGCGTATCTGCTGCGCGATGCGGCGGGCACGATCCACGGCCGCATCGCCTATCGCGGCCTGTCCTTTCACGAGCGCGCCTACTATTTCGAAAAGGACGGCGAATGGGTGCCGCTCGACCTGCCGCGCAAGGCCGGGCCGTACGGCATCGTCGACGGGCACATGCTGTTCTCGACCGATGTCGACTGGAACACCGGCGACCAGACCTTTCCCGCCGATTCGATCGTCGCGGTCGATCTGGAGGCGTTCAAGGCGGATCCCAACGGGGCGCCCAAGGAGCTGGTATGGGCACCCGGCGAACGTCAGACCAAGCGCGGCGCCAGCACCACGGCCAGCAGTCTCTACGTCACCCTGCTCGATAATGTCCGCGGGCAGGTGCTGAAGTTCGACTATGAGGATGGCGAGTGGGTCTCGCAGCGCATCGCCCTGCCGGAAAACGCCACGGTCGGGGTCGCCACGGCATCGAACGAGACCGACCAGATCATGTTCACCAGCACCGATTTCCTTTCGCCCGGCACCTATTACTACGCCGAGAACGGCGTCGATCTGGTGCCCGTGAAGGAAGCGCCGGCGCGCTTCGATGCGACCGGGATGGAGATCGAGCAGTACGAGGCGACCAGCGCCGACGGCACGAAGATTCCTTACTTCATCGTCAAGCCGGCGGGCATGGAGATGGATGGTCACACTTCTACCCTGCTCTACGGATATGGCGGGTTCCAGGTGCCGCAACTGCCTTCCTACCTCGGCTCGACCGGGAAGATGTGGCTGGAGCGCGGCGGTGCCTACGTCCTCGCGAACCTGCGCGGCGGCGGGGAATTCGGGCCGGAATGGCATCAGAGCGCGATCCGCGAGAACAAGCAGCGCACCTGGGACGATTTCATCGCCGTCGGCGAGGATCTGGTGGAGCGCGGCTTTACCAGTCCCGACAATCTGGGCGTTCAGGGCGGCAGCCAGGGCGGCCTGCTGGTCGGCACCGCCTTCACCCAGCGACCCGACCTGTTCGACGCGGCGATCGTGCAGATTCCGCTCTTCGACATGCTGCGCTACCAGTATATCGGGCGCGGCGCGTCGTGGATCGGCGAATATGGCGATCCGCGCATTCCCGAACAGCGCGCGTGGATCGAGCCGTATTCGCCCTATCAGGCGCTCAATTCGGGCAAGGACTTCCCACGGGTCTTCTTCGTCACTTCCACCGCCGACGATCGCACCCATCCCAGCCACGGGCGCAAGGCCGCGGCGCGCATGGCCGCAAACGGCGACGACTACCTCTATTTCGAGGATACCCAGGGCGGCCATTCGGGCGGCGTCGACAACGAACAGCGGGCCAAGCTGCGCGCTATGCAGATCGTCTACCTGATGCAGCAACTGATGGACGAATAG
- a CDS encoding ATP synthase F1 subunit epsilon, which yields MALHFELVTPGKLVRSEDVHMVVVPGVEGEFGVLEGHAPFMSTIRDGDVQVYRSEGASPESIAVRGGFAEVGDNGLTVLAEHVED from the coding sequence ATGGCCCTGCATTTCGAACTCGTCACGCCCGGCAAGCTGGTCCGCTCCGAAGATGTCCACATGGTCGTGGTCCCCGGCGTGGAAGGGGAATTCGGCGTGCTGGAAGGCCACGCCCCGTTCATGTCCACCATCCGCGACGGGGACGTGCAGGTCTATCGCAGCGAAGGTGCATCGCCCGAAAGCATCGCCGTGCGCGGTGGTTTCGCCGAAGTGGGCGATAACGGCCTGACCGTGCTGGCCGAACACGTCGAGGACTGA
- the atpD gene encoding F0F1 ATP synthase subunit beta — protein sequence MATAPVLNQTTNGAIAQVIGAVVDVVFEGELPPILTALETKNGDTTLVLEVAQHLGENTVRTIAMDGTDGLTRGQEVISTGQQISVPVGPKTLGRIMNVVGQPIDERGPIGAEQTAPIHAEAPEFIDQSTEADILVTGIKVIDLLAPYARGGKIGLFGGAGVGKTVLIQELINNIAKGHGGVSVFAGVGERTREGNDLYHEFLDAGVIAKDEDGNAVSEGSKVALVFGQMNEPPGARARVALSGLTMAEYFRDVEGQDVLFFVDNIFRFTQAGSEVSALLGRIPSAVGYQPTLSTDMGNLQERITSTTKGSITSVQAIYVPADDLTDPAPATSFAHLDATTTLNRAISELGIYPAVDPLDSTSRVLEPRVVGQEHYETARAVQETLQKYKSLQDIIAILGMDELSEEDKLTVQRARKIQRFLSQPFHVAEVFTNIPGKFVQLEDTIKSFKAVVEGEYDHLPESAFYMVGGIDEAVEKAKKMAEDA from the coding sequence ATGGCCACCGCCCCCGTATTGAACCAGACCACCAATGGCGCGATCGCGCAGGTCATCGGCGCCGTCGTCGACGTCGTCTTCGAAGGCGAACTGCCGCCCATCCTCACCGCGCTGGAAACGAAGAACGGCGACACCACGCTGGTCCTCGAAGTGGCGCAGCACCTGGGCGAGAACACCGTTCGCACCATCGCGATGGACGGCACGGACGGGTTGACGCGCGGGCAGGAGGTGATCTCCACCGGGCAGCAGATTTCCGTGCCCGTCGGCCCGAAGACGCTGGGCCGCATCATGAACGTCGTCGGCCAGCCGATCGACGAGCGCGGCCCCATCGGCGCAGAGCAGACCGCCCCGATCCACGCGGAAGCGCCGGAATTCATCGACCAGTCGACCGAAGCGGACATCCTCGTCACCGGCATCAAGGTCATCGACCTGCTCGCGCCCTATGCGCGCGGTGGCAAGATCGGCCTGTTCGGCGGCGCGGGCGTGGGCAAGACCGTGCTGATCCAGGAGCTGATCAACAACATCGCCAAGGGTCACGGCGGCGTGTCGGTGTTCGCCGGCGTGGGCGAGCGTACCCGCGAGGGCAACGATCTCTACCACGAATTCCTCGACGCCGGCGTCATCGCCAAGGACGAGGACGGCAACGCCGTCTCGGAAGGCAGCAAGGTGGCACTGGTGTTCGGCCAGATGAACGAGCCGCCGGGCGCGCGGGCCCGCGTGGCGCTGTCGGGCCTGACGATGGCGGAATATTTCCGCGACGTCGAAGGGCAGGACGTGCTGTTCTTCGTCGACAACATCTTCCGCTTCACGCAGGCCGGTTCCGAAGTGTCCGCGCTGCTCGGCCGTATCCCCTCGGCGGTGGGCTATCAGCCGACCCTGTCGACCGACATGGGCAATCTGCAGGAGCGGATCACCTCGACCACCAAGGGTTCGATCACCTCGGTCCAGGCGATCTACGTGCCGGCGGACGACCTGACCGACCCCGCGCCCGCCACCAGCTTCGCGCACCTCGACGCGACGACCACGCTGAACCGCGCGATCTCGGAGCTGGGCATCTACCCGGCGGTCGACCCGCTCGATTCCACCAGCCGGGTGCTGGAGCCGCGCGTCGTCGGGCAGGAGCATTACGAGACGGCCCGCGCCGTTCAGGAAACGCTGCAGAAGTACAAGAGCCTGCAGGACATTATCGCCATTCTCGGCATGGATGAGCTGTCCGAAGAGGACAAGCTGACCGTGCAGCGCGCGCGCAAGATTCAGCGCTTCCTGTCGCAGCCGTTCCACGTCGCCGAGGTGTTCACCAACATTCCCGGCAAGTTCGTGCAGCTGGAAGACACGATCAAGTCGTTCAAGGCCGTGGTCGAGGGTGAGTACGATCACCTGCCCGAAAGCGCCTTCTACATGGTTGGCGGCATCGACGAGGCCGTGGAAAAGGCCAAGAAGATGGCCGAGGACGCCTGA
- a CDS encoding F0F1 ATP synthase subunit gamma, whose amino-acid sequence MASLKELKGRINSVKSTQKITKAKQMVAAAKLRRAQAAAESARPYAERLASVMGSLAAKVGDSDSAPRLMRGTGNEQRHLLVVVNTDKGLCGGLNANIVKEAKRKAKALLAEGKEVSFYLVGKKGRAPIKRDYADRVEKWFDTSEARTPGFEEAEAIADDLITRFGNGEFDVAHLVYPVFKSALAQDPVTQQLIPVPAPETAEASDAVVEYEPGEEEILEDMAPRYVKTQIFGALLEREASEQGASMTAMDNATRNAGDLIDKLTIEYNRSRQAAITTELIEIIAGAEAL is encoded by the coding sequence GTGGCTTCACTCAAGGAACTCAAGGGCCGGATCAACTCGGTCAAGTCGACCCAGAAGATCACCAAGGCCAAGCAGATGGTCGCGGCGGCGAAGCTGCGCCGGGCGCAGGCGGCCGCCGAATCGGCGCGCCCGTATGCGGAGCGGCTGGCTTCGGTCATGGGAAGCCTCGCGGCGAAGGTCGGCGACAGCGATTCCGCGCCGCGGCTGATGCGCGGCACGGGCAACGAACAGCGTCACCTGCTGGTGGTGGTCAACACCGACAAGGGGCTGTGCGGCGGCCTCAACGCCAATATCGTGAAGGAAGCCAAGCGCAAGGCGAAGGCCCTGCTTGCCGAGGGCAAGGAGGTTTCCTTCTACCTCGTCGGCAAGAAGGGCCGCGCGCCGATCAAGCGCGACTATGCCGACCGCGTGGAGAAGTGGTTCGATACGTCCGAGGCGCGCACGCCGGGCTTCGAGGAGGCCGAGGCCATCGCAGACGATCTGATCACGCGGTTCGGGAACGGCGAATTCGACGTCGCGCATCTCGTCTATCCGGTGTTCAAGTCCGCGCTGGCGCAGGATCCGGTGACGCAGCAGCTGATACCCGTCCCCGCCCCCGAAACCGCCGAAGCGAGCGATGCCGTCGTGGAGTACGAGCCGGGCGAGGAGGAAATCCTCGAGGACATGGCGCCGCGTTACGTCAAGACGCAGATCTTCGGCGCGCTGCTGGAGCGCGAGGCTTCCGAACAGGGCGCCTCGATGACGGCGATGGACAACGCCACGCGCAACGCCGGCGACCTGATCGACAAGCTGACCATCGAATACAACCGTAGCCGACAGGCCGCGATCACCACCGAACTGATCGAGATCATCGCGGGCGCGGAAGCGCTCTGA
- the atpA gene encoding F0F1 ATP synthase subunit alpha → MDIRAAEISKVIKDQIASFGNEAEVSEVGSVLSVGDGIARIHGLDKVQAGEMVAFANGVEGMALNLEADNVGVVIFGSDNDIKEGDTVKRTGTIVDVPVGKGLLGRVVDALGQPIDGKGPLSDVKRMRVEQKAPGIIPRKSVDEPVQTGLKAIDALVPVGRGQRELIIGDRQTGKSAVAIDTFINQKGVNSGDDEGKKLYCIYVAVGQKRSTVAQIVKSLEENGAMEYSIVVAATASEPAPLQYLAPYTGAAMGEFFRDNGMHAVIVYDDLSKQAVAYRQMSLLLRRPPGREAYPGDVFYLHSRLLERAAKMNDENGGGSLTALPIIETQAGDVSAYIPTNVISITDGQIFLETDLFFQGIRPAINVGLSVSRVGGAAQTKAMKKVSGSIKLELAQYREMAAFAQFGSDLDASTQKLLNRGARLTELLKQPQFSPMPFEEQTVSIFAGTNGYLDDVAVDRVTEYEAAMLSFMRSEHQDVLDEIRTTQKFEGDTKDKTVAALDTFAKQFA, encoded by the coding sequence ATGGATATCCGCGCCGCAGAAATCTCCAAGGTCATCAAGGACCAGATCGCCAGCTTCGGCAACGAGGCCGAGGTCAGCGAAGTCGGCTCCGTACTGAGCGTGGGTGACGGCATCGCCCGCATCCACGGCCTCGACAAGGTGCAGGCCGGCGAAATGGTCGCCTTCGCCAACGGCGTCGAGGGCATGGCGCTGAACCTGGAGGCGGACAATGTCGGCGTCGTGATCTTCGGATCGGACAACGACATCAAGGAAGGCGATACCGTCAAGCGCACCGGCACCATCGTGGACGTGCCGGTCGGCAAGGGCCTGCTGGGCCGCGTGGTCGATGCGCTCGGCCAGCCGATCGACGGCAAGGGTCCGCTGTCCGACGTGAAGCGGATGCGCGTGGAGCAGAAGGCGCCGGGCATCATCCCGCGCAAGAGCGTGGACGAGCCGGTGCAGACCGGTCTCAAGGCGATCGACGCGCTCGTGCCCGTCGGCCGCGGCCAGCGCGAGCTTATCATCGGCGACCGTCAGACCGGCAAGAGCGCAGTCGCCATCGACACCTTCATCAACCAGAAGGGCGTCAATTCCGGCGATGACGAGGGCAAGAAGCTCTACTGCATCTACGTCGCCGTGGGGCAGAAGCGCTCCACCGTCGCGCAGATCGTGAAGAGCCTGGAGGAAAACGGGGCGATGGAATATTCCATCGTCGTCGCCGCCACCGCGTCCGAGCCTGCCCCGCTCCAGTATCTCGCGCCCTATACCGGCGCCGCGATGGGCGAATTCTTCCGCGACAACGGCATGCACGCCGTCATCGTGTATGACGACCTTTCCAAGCAGGCCGTCGCCTATCGCCAGATGTCGCTGCTGCTGCGCCGGCCGCCGGGCCGCGAAGCCTATCCCGGCGACGTGTTCTACCTGCACTCCCGCCTGCTCGAACGCGCGGCGAAGATGAACGACGAGAACGGCGGCGGATCGCTGACCGCACTGCCGATCATCGAGACGCAGGCGGGCGACGTGTCGGCCTATATCCCGACCAACGTGATTTCCATCACCGACGGGCAGATCTTCCTGGAGACGGACCTGTTCTTCCAGGGCATTCGCCCGGCGATCAATGTCGGCCTGTCGGTCAGCCGCGTGGGCGGCGCCGCGCAGACCAAGGCGATGAAGAAGGTGTCCGGCTCGATCAAGCTGGAGCTGGCGCAGTACCGCGAGATGGCGGCCTTCGCGCAGTTCGGCTCGGACCTCGACGCCTCGACGCAGAAGCTGCTCAATCGCGGCGCGCGCCTGACCGAGCTGCTCAAGCAGCCGCAGTTCAGCCCGATGCCGTTCGAGGAGCAGACCGTGTCGATCTTCGCCGGCACGAATGGCTATCTGGACGATGTCGCCGTGGACCGCGTGACCGAATACGAGGCCGCGATGCTCAGCTTCATGCGATCCGAGCACCAGGACGTGCTGGACGAGATCCGCACCACCCAGAAGTTCGAGGGCGACACGAAGGACAAGACCGTCGCCGCGCTCGATACCTTCGCCAAGCAGTTCGCCTGA